From Amycolatopsis sp. cg9, one genomic window encodes:
- a CDS encoding WhiB family transcriptional regulator, whose product MSWGEIPEQALGDLTELIDATEEEQDWQERALCAQTDPEAFFPEKGGSTREAKRICLGCEVKDECLEYALAHDERFGIWGGLSERERRKLKKRVV is encoded by the coding sequence ATGAGTTGGGGCGAGATCCCGGAGCAGGCTCTGGGAGATCTCACCGAGCTCATCGATGCCACCGAAGAAGAGCAGGATTGGCAGGAACGCGCTCTGTGCGCGCAGACGGACCCGGAGGCGTTCTTCCCGGAGAAGGGCGGCTCCACCCGCGAAGCCAAGCGGATCTGCCTGGGCTGCGAGGTCAAGGACGAGTGCCTTGAGTACGCGCTGGCCCACGACGAGCGCTTCGGCATCTGGGGCGGCCTGTCCGAGCGGGAGCGCCGCAAGCTGAAGAAACGCGTCGTCTAG
- the mshB gene encoding N-acetyl-1-D-myo-inositol-2-amino-2-deoxy-alpha-D-glucopyranoside deacetylase: MISPVPRRLLLVHAHPDDESITTGATIARYAAEGAEVTVVTCTLGEEGEIMPGLAELSGLGAWAADQLGGYRVAELKAACAALGVSRHRYLGGIGRWRDSGMAGTPSASHPRAFTGGSAEEQAAQLAEILDEVRPQVVVTYDAFGGYGHPDHIRAHEITMAAAPRAESVARVFHTVASKNAVRTGLNALRAGAPEYGVPADDELPATPDEEITTVLDVAAHVPAKVAALRAHATQLAVVDGPVPYFALTNEVAQPIAAKDYFVLAHGPAEGAADDLFGGL, from the coding sequence GTGATCTCCCCGGTACCGCGCAGGCTGCTGCTCGTCCACGCCCATCCCGACGACGAGAGCATCACCACCGGCGCCACGATCGCACGATACGCCGCCGAAGGCGCCGAGGTGACCGTGGTGACCTGCACGTTGGGTGAGGAAGGCGAGATCATGCCGGGCCTGGCCGAGCTGTCCGGGCTGGGCGCCTGGGCGGCCGACCAGCTGGGCGGCTACCGGGTCGCCGAGCTGAAGGCCGCGTGCGCCGCGCTCGGGGTGTCACGGCATCGTTATCTCGGCGGGATCGGCCGGTGGCGCGATTCGGGCATGGCGGGCACGCCGTCGGCGTCGCACCCGCGGGCGTTCACCGGCGGCAGCGCCGAAGAGCAGGCCGCGCAGCTGGCGGAGATCCTGGACGAGGTGCGCCCGCAGGTCGTCGTCACCTACGACGCCTTCGGCGGCTACGGCCACCCGGACCACATCCGCGCGCACGAGATCACGATGGCGGCGGCACCGCGGGCGGAGTCGGTGGCGCGCGTGTTCCACACGGTGGCGTCGAAGAACGCGGTGCGCACCGGGTTGAACGCGCTGCGTGCGGGTGCCCCCGAATACGGCGTCCCGGCCGACGACGAGCTGCCGGCGACCCCGGACGAAGAGATCACGACGGTGCTCGACGTCGCCGCGCACGTCCCCGCGAAGGTAGCGGCGCTGCGGGCGCACGCGACGCAGCTCGCCGTGGTCGACGGTCCCGTCCCGTACTTCGCGCTGACGAACGAGGTCGCCCAGCCGATCGCCGCGAAGGACTACTTCGTGCTCGCCCACGGCCCCGCCGAGGGCGCGGCGGACGACCTGTTCGGCGGACTGTGA
- a CDS encoding site-2 protease family protein: MRPSPVFLGILALTVAGGAMAAFGDINTVFVRDRDPLLIAGVVIFVAAGWVASLSLHEFGHAMVAYRGGDYSVAHKGYLTLDVRKYTDPVLSIVLPLIFLIIGGIPLPGGAVWINRGALRSRGTSSWVSLAGPLSNLAVGAALALVVALVPMAGGLVIAMSYLALLQVVTFILNILPIPGLDGWGAIEPYLPPRAREIGAQVRPWAPIILFAILWFIKPANALLWNGSYALFGAFGGYVDGAQIGFSVFQFWN; this comes from the coding sequence GTGCGCCCCAGCCCGGTCTTCCTCGGCATCCTCGCGCTCACCGTCGCCGGTGGGGCGATGGCCGCGTTCGGTGACATCAACACCGTTTTCGTCCGCGACCGCGACCCGCTGCTCATCGCGGGCGTCGTGATCTTCGTCGCCGCCGGCTGGGTGGCGTCGCTGTCGCTGCACGAGTTCGGCCACGCGATGGTCGCCTACCGCGGCGGCGACTACAGCGTCGCCCACAAGGGTTACCTCACCCTGGACGTGCGGAAGTACACCGATCCGGTCCTGTCGATCGTCCTGCCGCTGATCTTCCTCATCATCGGCGGCATCCCGCTCCCGGGCGGCGCGGTCTGGATCAACCGCGGCGCGCTGCGCTCGCGCGGGACGTCGTCGTGGGTGTCACTGGCGGGCCCGCTGAGCAACCTCGCCGTCGGCGCGGCACTGGCGCTGGTGGTCGCGCTCGTCCCGATGGCGGGCGGCCTCGTGATCGCGATGTCCTACCTGGCGCTGCTGCAGGTCGTGACGTTCATCCTCAACATCCTCCCGATCCCCGGCCTCGACGGCTGGGGCGCGATCGAGCCGTACCTGCCCCCGCGCGCCCGGGAGATCGGCGCGCAGGTCCGCCCGTGGGCGCCGATCATCCTGTTCGCGATCCTGTGGTTCATCAAGCCGGCGAACGCGCTCCTGTGGAACGGCTCGTACGCGCTCTTCGGCGCCTTCGGGGGCTATGTGGACGGTGCGCAGATCGGGTTCAGCGTCTTCCAGTTCTGGAACTGA
- a CDS encoding glycosyltransferase, whose translation MPRTAAPPVLRTAPVLAIVVCHNGENWLPLALSSLRRSSVRPRHVLAVDTGSTDSTPRLLAEAAAEPGSDSSPVLSGVITLSSDTGFAAAVAEAVEHATERWGDPGSWLWLLHDDCAPEPDCLDELLRVATKTPSATVLGALGLDWTDPRLIVEAGLSTDASGHRQQVAALGEEPAEVLAVPSAGSLVRRDAWDDLGGFDPGFPLLREDLDFGWRANAAGGIVLSVPTARVRHARAVTTGRRAADAVTAPLAAANRAHGLRVFLVNCSPVSFWLGMIRLPLLSVLRALAFVLLRRTGEARAEFAAAAYLLSGRGGLRAARARRRRNPRPGTVRGLFTGRVTRLRNAFRAGVVGLVRRGVESDVALGRVPETVETESAWVTPEALDARETRPVGPDALPAGALRGLSSRGSGLRRPGTLVAVALPETPAPAAVSDEPVSAEPAEEAEPELVFVEVNRRRVLAATIFAPPVVLLVVMTALGLVVNRARLGLDLFGGKLLPVGGLGELWSSYLTPWHAIAGGTGAPVSATLPVLGTLGAVFAPIGGPAALVAVLLLGDIPLAALSAYAATRRLRVRRWVRAVVAATYALLPAATAGVAQGRLDVVVVHLVLPLVAAGIAGLLVHADTRWLHVSALSAFGVALLGAFSPLAHGLALAGLLIGFVVLPAPTGLARRIASVGIVVLLPLALLLPWPTVLLRHPELLVQGLGGAAAAVSGTDLAGLDPGGPGAWPIGVAVIAAALVAVVVRPTKLAAGGLALAALGAGGLVLVRLVTAAPMQGGAAAHGYAGVPLLIVGAGLLWVVLGSWQRGGSAGVPSPWLPQVMAVAGVVVFLALAGGAVAVGGQGPLRAGPRPALAPEVAAEISASGRSVLDLAADTTRQIGGRLPHYGDDELAPTPGTPARLAAWRHDLGQGDAAAVQRTFAAAAAAGVEYVVLPPGADPRAYPPLAKDLVSVAAPTSDGRGVLRLLAPAGQVILISPEQAKAAVTGGGAPGLAPGVAPVQAGLPDVRVRVSDGPTGRLLVLAAEQEAGWKAAVGGKSVPIVPAWGHQVAVSVPPASSEVTVEYPGTERNLLLLAQLAAVLFTLLTAVPARRRP comes from the coding sequence TTGCCCCGCACCGCCGCGCCGCCCGTCCTGCGCACCGCGCCCGTTCTGGCCATTGTGGTCTGTCACAACGGCGAAAACTGGCTGCCGCTGGCGCTTTCTTCGTTGCGCCGCAGCTCCGTCCGGCCCCGGCACGTGCTCGCCGTCGACACCGGCTCCACCGACTCGACCCCGCGGCTGCTCGCCGAAGCGGCGGCCGAACCCGGCTCGGATTCTTCTCCCGTGCTCTCCGGGGTCATCACACTTTCGAGCGACACCGGCTTCGCGGCCGCGGTCGCCGAAGCCGTCGAGCACGCCACCGAACGCTGGGGCGATCCCGGATCGTGGCTGTGGCTGCTGCACGACGACTGCGCGCCCGAGCCCGACTGCCTCGACGAACTCCTGCGCGTCGCCACGAAAACGCCGTCGGCGACGGTGCTCGGCGCGCTCGGGCTCGACTGGACCGACCCGCGGCTGATCGTCGAAGCCGGCCTGTCCACCGACGCGTCCGGGCACCGCCAGCAGGTCGCCGCGCTCGGCGAAGAACCGGCCGAGGTGCTCGCCGTGCCCAGCGCGGGCTCCCTCGTCCGCCGCGACGCCTGGGACGACCTCGGCGGCTTCGACCCCGGATTCCCGTTGCTGCGCGAGGATCTCGACTTCGGCTGGCGCGCCAACGCCGCCGGCGGGATCGTGCTCTCCGTGCCGACCGCGCGGGTCCGGCACGCGCGCGCCGTCACGACCGGCCGGCGCGCGGCGGACGCCGTCACCGCGCCCCTGGCCGCCGCGAACCGCGCTCACGGGCTGCGCGTCTTCCTGGTGAACTGCTCGCCCGTTTCCTTCTGGCTCGGGATGATCCGGCTCCCGCTGCTCTCGGTGCTGCGCGCGCTCGCGTTCGTCCTGCTGCGCCGCACCGGCGAAGCGCGCGCCGAGTTCGCCGCGGCCGCGTACCTCCTCAGTGGACGCGGCGGATTGCGCGCCGCCCGTGCCCGCCGGCGGCGGAATCCGCGGCCGGGCACGGTTCGCGGGCTCTTCACCGGGCGCGTCACCCGGCTCCGCAACGCTTTCCGCGCGGGCGTCGTCGGGCTGGTGCGCCGGGGCGTGGAGAGCGACGTCGCGCTCGGCCGGGTTCCCGAGACCGTCGAAACCGAGTCGGCGTGGGTGACGCCGGAAGCGCTCGACGCCCGCGAGACCCGGCCCGTCGGGCCCGACGCGCTGCCCGCGGGTGCGCTGCGCGGGCTCAGCTCGCGCGGGTCCGGGCTGCGCCGGCCGGGCACGCTCGTCGCCGTCGCGTTGCCGGAAACCCCGGCGCCGGCCGCGGTCTCCGACGAACCGGTCTCCGCCGAACCGGCCGAAGAGGCCGAGCCCGAACTCGTCTTCGTCGAGGTGAACCGGCGGCGGGTGCTCGCGGCCACGATCTTCGCGCCGCCGGTCGTGCTGCTCGTCGTGATGACGGCGCTCGGGCTGGTCGTCAACCGGGCCCGGCTCGGCCTGGACCTCTTCGGCGGCAAGCTGCTCCCGGTCGGCGGGCTGGGGGAGCTCTGGTCGTCGTACCTCACGCCGTGGCACGCGATCGCGGGCGGCACCGGCGCCCCCGTGTCGGCGACGCTGCCCGTGCTGGGCACGCTCGGCGCGGTCTTCGCCCCGATCGGCGGCCCGGCCGCGCTCGTCGCGGTCCTGCTCCTCGGCGACATCCCCTTGGCGGCGCTGAGCGCCTACGCGGCGACGCGGCGGCTTCGCGTCCGCCGCTGGGTCCGCGCGGTCGTCGCGGCCACCTACGCGCTCCTGCCCGCCGCGACCGCCGGGGTGGCGCAGGGCCGGCTCGACGTCGTCGTGGTGCACCTCGTGCTGCCGCTGGTGGCCGCGGGCATCGCCGGGCTGCTCGTCCACGCGGACACGCGCTGGCTGCACGTGTCCGCACTCTCGGCGTTCGGGGTGGCGCTGCTCGGCGCGTTTTCCCCGCTGGCGCACGGGCTCGCGCTCGCCGGGCTGCTGATCGGGTTCGTCGTGCTGCCCGCGCCGACCGGGCTGGCCCGGCGGATCGCGTCGGTCGGCATCGTGGTGCTGCTGCCGCTGGCGCTGCTGCTGCCGTGGCCGACCGTGCTGCTGCGGCACCCGGAGCTGCTCGTGCAGGGTCTTGGCGGCGCGGCCGCTGCGGTGTCCGGCACCGACCTGGCCGGCCTCGACCCCGGCGGGCCGGGCGCGTGGCCGATCGGCGTCGCGGTGATCGCCGCGGCCCTCGTGGCGGTGGTCGTGCGCCCGACGAAGCTCGCCGCGGGCGGGCTCGCGCTGGCGGCGCTGGGCGCGGGCGGGCTGGTCCTGGTGCGGCTGGTGACGGCGGCGCCGATGCAGGGCGGCGCGGCGGCGCACGGCTACGCGGGCGTCCCGCTGCTGATCGTCGGCGCCGGGCTGCTGTGGGTCGTGCTCGGGTCGTGGCAGCGCGGCGGTTCGGCCGGGGTGCCGTCGCCGTGGCTGCCGCAGGTGATGGCGGTGGCCGGGGTCGTCGTGTTCCTGGCTCTGGCGGGCGGCGCCGTCGCCGTCGGCGGCCAGGGCCCGCTCCGCGCCGGGCCGCGGCCCGCGCTGGCACCCGAAGTCGCGGCGGAGATCTCGGCGTCCGGCCGGTCGGTGCTCGACCTGGCGGCCGACACGACCCGCCAGATCGGCGGCCGGCTGCCCCACTACGGCGACGACGAACTGGCCCCGACCCCCGGCACCCCGGCCCGCCTGGCCGCGTGGCGCCACGACCTCGGCCAGGGCGACGCGGCGGCCGTCCAGCGCACGTTCGCGGCCGCGGCCGCCGCCGGCGTGGAGTACGTGGTGCTGCCGCCGGGAGCGGACCCGCGGGCTTACCCGCCGCTGGCGAAGGACCTGGTGTCGGTGGCCGCCCCGACGTCGGACGGGCGGGGCGTGCTCCGCCTGCTCGCGCCGGCGGGCCAGGTGATCCTGATCTCGCCGGAGCAGGCGAAGGCGGCGGTCACCGGCGGCGGCGCCCCGGGCCTGGCCCCGGGCGTGGCCCCGGTGCAGGCCGGTCTCCCGGACGTGCGCGTCCGGGTGTCGGACGGCCCGACCGGCCGGCTGCTGGTGCTGGCGGCGGAGCAGGAAGCGGGCTGGAAGGCCGCGGTGGGCGGCAAGAGCGTCCCGATCGTGCCGGCCTGGGGCCACCAGGTGGCGGTGTCGGTGCCGCCGGCGTCGTCCGAGGTGACGGTGGAGTACCCGGGCACGGAACGGAACCTGCTCCTGCTGGCCCAGCTGGCGGCGGTCCTGTTCACCCTGTTGACGGCGGTCCCGGCCCGGCGCCGCCCGTGA